TCGGCTACGGCGTGGTCCGCGACTACACCGGGCACGGCGTGGGCGAGGCCTTCCACTCCGGGCTGGTGATCCCCCACTACGACGCGGCCCCCGACTACGACACCCTCATCGAGCCGGGCATGACCTTCACCATCGAGCCGATGCTCAACCTGAGCACGCCCGACTGGACCGAGTGGGAGGACGGCTGGACCGTCCTCACCGCCGACGGCCGTCCGTCCGCGCAGTTCGAGCACACCCTGCTCATCACCGACGACGGCGCCGAGATCCTCACCCTGCCCTGACCCCCGCGCCGGTTCCCCCTGCCGCGCGGACGTGCGGCACGGCATACTCGGTGCTCCGTCACCACGTGGGAGGAAGCATGGGCAAGAAGCACGACGTCCTGGGGATCGACATCGGCGGCAGCGGCATCAAGGGGGCTCCCGTCGACCTCGAGGCCGGCGAGTTCGCCACCGAGCGCCAGCGGATCCCGACCCCGGAGGAGTCGACGCCGGACGCCGTCGCCGAGGTGGTCGCCGAGATCGTCACAACCTTCCACGACGACCTCGACAAGCACGCCCCGGTCGGCATCACCGTGCCCGCGGTCGTCCACCACGGCACCGTCCGGACCGCCGCCAACATCGACCCCTCCTGGATCGGGACCGACGCGGACAGCGTGTTCAGCAAGGCGGTGGGCCGCCGGGTGCACGTCATGAACGACGCCGACGCCGCGGGGGTCGCGGAGATGCACTACGGCGCCGGACGCGGCAACGACGGCGTGGTCCTGCTCACCACCCTGGGCACCGGCATCGGCACCGCGCTCTTCATGGACGGCGAGCTGCTGCCCAACACCGAGCTGGGGCACCTCGAGCTGGACGGCCACGACGCCGAGACCCGCGCCGCCAGCAGCGCCCGGGAGGACGAGGACCTGTCCTGGGAGGAGTGGGCCGAGCGGCTGCAGCGCTACTACTCCCACGTCGAGGACCTGCTCTGGCCCGACCTCATCATCGTGGGCGGGGGCGTGTCGAAGAAGGCCGACAAGTACCTCCCGCTCCTGCACACCCGGGCCCCCATCGTGCCCGCCATGCTCAAGAACGACGCCGGCATCATCGGCGCCGCCTGGCAGGCCAAGCACCTGGGCTGAGCCCGCCACGGGGTATGCCGCGCCCCGGCGCGGCGTCCCTCGTCCGGCCGGTCAGCTGTCGTCCGGGTCGTCAGCCGTCGTCCGGATCGTCATCCGTCGTCCTCGTCGAGGGGGCTGGTGGTTGACATGCCGGACGAGGGTCCGTGCCGCCAGCCGACGTTGTCCACAGATTCCGGTCGCGCGCCTCCGACCCAGCCGCGGACCTGCCAGCCTGACGGTCATGAAACCGGCCCTGGAGGGCTTCCTCCACACCCACCACTTCGCCATCACCACCGCCGAGGCCGCCTCCATCGGCATCTCGCGGGAGGTGCTCCGGCTGCTCGTGGCCCGCAAGGTCCTGACCCGCGTGGGCAGAGGCGCCTACGTGCAGACCAGCGCGCTGGAGCGCGAGCCCTACGACGCCGGTCGGCATGTGCTCCGGGTCCACGCGCTCGTGCGCAGCCGGCCCGAGGACTGGGCCGCCAGCCACCTGTCGGCGGCGTTGCTCTGGGGGCTGCCGGTCCCGCAGGTGCCCCTCGAGCGCCTGCACGTGTGCCACGCACGCCCGGTCGGGACCAGCCGCCGGCGCTCCGACTACAGCGTGCACCTGTGCCCCGGCGAGGAGCGGATCACCCGGGTCGAGGGCCTGCCGGTCGTCGCTGCCGCGACGGCGGTGGTCGGCACCGCGCTGCAGGTGCCGCACGGGCCGGCCGTGGCGGCGATGGACGCCGCCCTGCACCGCGGGCTGGTCTCCCCCGACGACCTCGTGGAACAGCTCCACGCGTGGGCGCACGTCCCCGAGGTCGTGGGAGCCAGGCTGGCCGTCGCGCGGGCCGACGGCCGCAGCGAGTCCCCGGGTGAGTCGCTCCTGAGGCTGATCCTCCTCGACCTGGGCCTCACCGTCATCCCGCAGTACGTGGTCCGCGACGGCGACGTCGTCGTGGCTCGCGTGGATCTCTACCTGCCCGAGCTGGGGGTGGTCCTGGAGTTCGACGGGCGGCTGAAGTACGCCGGGCAGGACGGCCGGCAGGCCCTGGCGGCCGAGAAGCACCGCGAGGACCGGATCAGGGCGCTCGGCTACGGGGTCGGACGGCTCACGTGGGAGTGCCTCACGCAGCCCGCCGTGGTGTCCGGGGTGGTCGCGCGGGCCGCTCGGAGCGCCCACCCGCACCTCATCGCCACCCGGGCCTCGTGACGCCCCGGTGCCGGGCGGCCGGTCGGCGGGGCTGTCCGTCGGCCGGGAGGTCGACCTTCGTCCTGGTAGTCAGCTGTCGTCCTCCTCGACGGGGCCGAAGGTTGACTAGGAGGACGAGGGATGACGAACCGGACGACAGCGGTCGGGCGAGCGGAGGTATGCCGCGGGCGCCGGATCACCAGGAGGTGTGCCGCGAACGCCGGGTCACCAGGAGGTGTGCCGCGGGCGCCCTTCGTCGTAGCCGGCGGCGCCCTGCAGGCCCACGACGGCGCGGGTGTGGAACTCCCCGATGGTGCGCGCCCCGGCGTAGGTGAAGGCTGAGCGCACCCCCGAGACGATCTGGTCGATGAGGTCCTCCACCCCGGGGCGGGCCGGGTCGACGAACATGCGCCCCGAGGAGATGCCCTCCTCGAAGAGGGCGGCCCGGGCCCGGTCGAAGGCCGACATGTCCCGGGTGCGGTGGCGGACCGCGCGGGCCGACGCCATACCGAAGGACTCCTTGTAGAGCCGGCCGTCGGCGTCGCGGATGAGGTCGCCGGGCGACTCCAGCGTCCCGGCGAACCACGAGCCCACCATCACCGACCCGGCTCCCGCCGCGAGGGCGAGGGCGACGTCCCGGGGGTACTTCACGCCACCGTCGGCCCAGACGTGCGCGCCGACCTCGCGGGCCGCGTCGGCACACTCGAGCACCGCCGAGAACTGCGGCCGCCCCACGCCGGTCATCATCCGGGTCGTGCACATCGCCCCGGGCCCGACGCCGACCTTGACGATGTCGGCTCCCGCCTCGACCAGCTCCAGCGTGCCGGTGCGGGAGACGACGTTGCCGGCCGCGATGGCCACCCGGACGCCGGTGGCCGCCTCGTGCTCGTCGCGCGCCCGGACCACGGCC
This genomic window from Serinicoccus chungangensis contains:
- the ppgK gene encoding polyphosphate--glucose phosphotransferase, with translation MGKKHDVLGIDIGGSGIKGAPVDLEAGEFATERQRIPTPEESTPDAVAEVVAEIVTTFHDDLDKHAPVGITVPAVVHHGTVRTAANIDPSWIGTDADSVFSKAVGRRVHVMNDADAAGVAEMHYGAGRGNDGVVLLTTLGTGIGTALFMDGELLPNTELGHLELDGHDAETRAASSAREDEDLSWEEWAERLQRYYSHVEDLLWPDLIIVGGGVSKKADKYLPLLHTRAPIVPAMLKNDAGIIGAAWQAKHLG
- a CDS encoding type IV toxin-antitoxin system AbiEi family antitoxin domain-containing protein, which codes for MKPALEGFLHTHHFAITTAEAASIGISREVLRLLVARKVLTRVGRGAYVQTSALEREPYDAGRHVLRVHALVRSRPEDWAASHLSAALLWGLPVPQVPLERLHVCHARPVGTSRRRSDYSVHLCPGEERITRVEGLPVVAAATAVVGTALQVPHGPAVAAMDAALHRGLVSPDDLVEQLHAWAHVPEVVGARLAVARADGRSESPGESLLRLILLDLGLTVIPQYVVRDGDVVVARVDLYLPELGVVLEFDGRLKYAGQDGRQALAAEKHREDRIRALGYGVGRLTWECLTQPAVVSGVVARAARSAHPHLIATRAS